The Rhipicephalus sanguineus isolate Rsan-2018 chromosome 4, BIME_Rsan_1.4, whole genome shotgun sequence DNA window AAGTCTATTCCTTAACAGCACTGACGACCGCTTCCCCATGATTAACAGCCTGGTGCAAAGGATCAACCTGCGCAAGAGGAGGGACTCCATCATTCTGGGCCTCGTCATTGGGACCTGCACGGTGCTGCTGTTGCTGTACATTACTCGCTGAAACTCGTGGCTGCCGACACCGATGAACCGCGTCTCTAGCTTTTCGTGCCCAAGCTCCTCCTAGAAACTCGAGTGCGTTTTTAATGGAAACAAAGGTCGTGGTTGATtgaccctccccctcctcccatTCGCGTTGactgtaagatatatatatatatattatacgccTGTACATAATGGACCTTTATGCTACTGGTGAAGAGAAAGAGGCATTGCACGGCTGTAACTCGCGTTTGTTGTTTTCTAAGCGGGAATAAAGTATTTTGATTCATATGCTTGTCATGTTTTAACCCTGTGTGAATAAATGTGTGCTGATGCTGCTATCTGGGAGCTCCCACAGAATAATAGTGGCTAGAAAGAAACCTCTCCAGTCACAACAGGAGAATTGTCGTTGCCTTGTAAATGTGGGTGCTTGAAAAGACAAGCGATTCTTACTTTCTCTTTCATAAGAATCATTCATAACAAGAAAGTTAAACCTGCCTCATATAGAAGGCTGCTCCACAGAAGTAGTTGAGGCTGCTTTTGGGCCAGTATGACAGCCTTATACATGGATGTGTGCATGTTGACACCCACTGCAACATCTCTGCCTAGCATATCGATACTAGCTGTGAGGGAAGAAATGTCCTTGCACATGACATTAGCAGTCGTGAACTCTCCCAGATCacctactgcgagtacagttgtGAAGTACCCACTATATGTCTGTAAGTAAGCGTTGACATATATAGCTATatatagctgcacactttgttcatgctgtggctAGTGATTTTAAATTATTGAAAACTCGTTGCTGAATTCCCATGGTGTGCCACCTGGTgctattctatgcttctgccacacaaGATTACACCTGTTAATGTTGCTCCTCGTCTGACGTAACACCTCTTGGTTTTTGACTGCGGAGCTGTTTAGGCTGGCCATTTGTCCGCAACGCtaaaacagaaatgatcatctaGAACCAACACGCGCTCTTCCTCTTCTTGGTCGTCAGTGttgtcgtcttcatcttcttctttgctcccaaaacacgtgcggcgatttctcTGGCACGGGATGCTATaacctgatgggtgagagaacgagtacgaaGAGAGATTCTTGGCGACGCCGGATTCGAACCTGTGTTCCCACGAAGGCGAACATCGTAACCACTAGGCTAttcaggcacgccagcagagcatagcgtagtcttgtatagtttagcaagggggtgggaaagggaagtgagagatagaatgagaaagaaagattcaaagaaagaaaaaggaagcgagaaagtGAGCGGGAGAATGAGTGAgaaaggaaaatgaggaggaggatgggagagagtaaagcatagcatagacagaaTGAGGAAGGAAAAGTaagcaagcgagaaagaaagggaagaaattgaaagagaaaaggagagagagaaacaaagaaggacgcccagctccgcacttccttcaggcttggcagcactagtgcgatgctgcattaatttttttttccgatgAAATTCCAAGcagtggtgtggctctgtggtaaagcACTTGACTGCAatgcagaatgtctgggttcgattcccgaacgGTGTAACTCAGGAAGGTTTTTTtcttatggcatcttcgacaaatatCACCGGTGcacaccggggcgccctggtacGCCGTTTCGTCCAGTCATCGTTGCGCCTGCGCGCCCCGGTGcacaccggtgcgatttgtcgaagatggcattaATTTCTCTCACTACCCACGTTCCCTTTTactgacgtcacatccgtgacggaagtgGTATCCTTCAATTCTGGGTGCGCCGTGGCATGACGCTTGTGTTAAAAACGCGTTTTCATGAATATTTGCCCTCCACTGATAAGCATAATTTTTTTAGTGTGCTGGGGACGCacaaagcatagagtttcctaaaattgtaggaaactctatggcacaaAGAGCACTGTGCTACGGTACAGTAGTtacggtaaaaaaaaataaaaatatggaGTGTGCGGAAAATTACTAGTAAACAGGGCCTCGAAGGCCGCCAGAAATTTTACAGTGCATTAATGTAGCATCCCACTGTTTTTTGCTCTCGTAATCATTGATTAACAACTAGCTATTGTGCAGTGAATGTATCTTTTTAGAACAGTTACACAGCAAAAAATCCTTTTCGTGGCGCCCTCTGTGCTCACCACCGCCACAGCTCACTGAACGATAAGGCCTGCCTTCTTCCTCGATCAGCTTTTTGTGGAGAGCGGGCAAAAGCGTTGCGAACCCATTTATAGACTCGCGAGCTTGCTGTTGCAGTTGTTTTCTTCAGTCCTAAGAGGGAGTCATGGATAATGCAAAGTACACTTCTCAAGAACAGGTAAGCGCGCATGCAAAGCGTTCTCTCCGGTGACCACACCTCCTTTGAGTAGCGCGTACAAAGATGAGTCATGGGATCAACAAACGGGCATAACAAAAATCGGTGATGAAAGAATACCGCGTTGGAAGCTTCTCTCGAGTGCCATCACTTAGTAGGGTCGCTCTGCTTCACTGACACCTGAGAATTATCTAATATGATTTGTGATCACAGTTAGTTCAAATGTAAAAGCTTTTCGTATTCAGAGCGTTGCGCGCGTTCTTGGAACGCGCTGCTGAAAATTGATTACACGGCTTGGGCGCGTTGTGCGCAGTGCATTCGTGAGTATCCATAGTGAGGGTGTGAATTTTTTTACTCTAGCTTCTGAACTATTTACATCGCCTGTAATGAGCGCGCGAAATTTCATCCTGGAAAGGTGACATTCCCGCATTGCTCTGCATTCCTGTGCGCGCTCATTTTACCCGCAGCCTTGTCCCCCAATGCACTTACTTAACTCGATTGCAAAGATGCATCgctaaaaggaaagaaaaaaaaaacgcggaataTGTGACGCTGATTTGTAACATTCGGTGAAATCAGGCGTGAGAATCTCCTTGTTCGTGAGGTAAGTGTTATGTTGCCAGTCGTGTGCAGCGTGCTTATCAAAACACACAGTTTTGTTTGATTAGACGCCGTCAATGTGTGCTCGAACGACGGATTTCGTTCGCAATAATGGCCTTTGCTGTTTATTTTTTTGGCATACGTTGCACATATTTAGCGTCACCGATCAGCAGGAAAAAGCTAGAAACAGTTGTGAGTGGGTAAAACAAATCTTGAAGTGCTGATACAGTATCGTCGGTTGCAGGTTCACCGTATTCTGTAGCGCTCCCAGAATTTGTCGCTGAAATtttactaaaataaaaaaaaatacgatcATGCTCTTTGACTGGCAGCACTTAAAAAAATTGGTGTAACGTGTGAGTGATATGATGtaattaggcagttttagaataggctACACAAAGATAGCGTTGATTGGGTACGTATGCTATTTTCATCACTTCacgtgggtacccaagaggatTGCGACTGGACTGAGTGATCCTTGGGGATCGGCTCACACCGTTGTAGGCGCAGTGCCCAAGGGGCTTCACAGTTACTAATGTGATTTATTCACAAGTCAAATGGGTGGATAGTTGATATGCATGACGTGTTTTTTTGAACGGATGGATTATGACTTTCAGTCGGTTTGAATATCATAGTATGATGCTTCCGTTCACACATTTGTTGTTTCGATGTCTGCCATTGTAAACAAAGTTAGGTAAACATGCATGCTACTTCACTTTCATAATTTCCTGTAGAAAAGCGAAGCTTTGCGGGAAATATGAGCTGCACAATGCTTATGCCTTAGTCCATTGGGCAGAAGAGAACACTAGTTCTGAGTTGAGTGGGACAACTTAATTTGAATAAGCGGGCATGCTAGAACCAGTTTTCTCGAACTCAATGTCTGTCTGTAATTTTAAGTTTCAACATTTTTCTGACTGACTCCTGTGTAAGCCACTGAGCTGCCATCTCTTAGAATCTTCCCGCCTGCAATCAGATTCAGCTCACCGAGCATGGGCAAACCAAGCAGGTGTTAGCAGCATTTGCAGTGGCCTCAAAACATGCCAAGCAGAAAGCGCCGGTTGCACTAttattgatttctttttttgcccGAGTTTTCGCAGACGGTGGAAACAGTTGTTTCCGGACAGCCCCAGCGAAATGTCACTGAACGAAATACAGTTCGCATTCAGAGCATGTTCAGCCAGACACATCGTAGTATGCGTGCGCGTACAATTTGCATCAGCCGCCTGGCTGCAAAATGTACTGCGTGTCATTAAGAAGCTGCTCCACTTTTAAGTCAGGTTTGCAGGTGCATTGCAGTTGCTAAGTTTGAACACCTCGGACGGCCCGCAGTGGCACGCATGCTGTTTAAAGGTCCCCCCCTCGATTGGCAGCTCTCCAAGAGCCAAGTAGGAAGAGGCTCTTTTGTTGTTTTGCTCCACGCTCGCGAGCTCAGTTGCAACCACTGACACGGTAAACTAATCAAAAGTGCAagcgtgaaaaaaaatatatgtatagcATTTTCTttcgcattcttttttctttttatacttTGTTATGCTGGTGCATTGAAGCTTTGTGTTTTGTACAGGGAAAGGTTTCATACTTATTCTCAATctcatttttttctgctttgttgttgctttttttctaATAGCTCGAATACCTTGTGTGTGACATACTAACTTGTTTACTTTGCTCCTTGTAGTAGAAATCTGCTCTGTTGCAAGGTGCGATAGCTACCGTTTATCAAAATATTGCTAGCTTTTTATTTTTCAACTGTCTGCCAGGAGTGCCCTCATTCTTGGCACAGCACCTTAGGCTTTGTCTATTAGTTTGTTATGTTTTTGTCCTTTCCAAATGCTACAGAGGTAGCCTTTATAAAGTGGGCTACTGATGACATTCTATtttcttccctccccccccccctgcatttAATCTAGCTAATGCACATCTGTCTCTTGTTACTACCCAATCTGTTAACCGATGTCTTAACTGAACAAAGAACACTACTAAACTCATATTTATGTTCTCACTTGCTACTGAGAAGTAAAGATAACAGGTTTAATAAAAAAAGATAAGTCATCAAAAATGTTAAACACTTCTCGTGCTTTAGAAGCAGTGGGATGTGGTGGCTTCATCATGCGCACTACATCACGTCCTGTCAACAAATCTCACTGAATGTTTTCAATATCTACAGCTGCAACTAAGATCCTTTGCATTGAGTTTTCACTACTTGCATAGTAATAGAATTTGTAtctgcattcttttttctttatgttcAGCATTCTGAGGCATTGACCAAAGCAAAACTGGCGGAGAATTTGATGACGTGGAATTGCCCTCTTGCGTTAGCTGACTCAAAGGATACGTAACATGATACTTTGGTGTGATATTCAGGCTTGCCTGAAACGGACATTGAATACTGCATGCAGGCTGGGATGCCGAGGATTTTGGAGAGATTACGCGCATAGCTGAGTTAGCATATTCATGTCTCATTAATTCCTGGTATTTAGTTATAGGAGCCTTTTTGCTATTGCAATTGTAAAATATTATCTTGCATAGCTGTACACCGTGGGTGCAGTGTTCCTGGACATGAAAAGCTGATATGCTAGCAGCTGCTGCAAAAGACTGTGGTCAGTCAACGAACTTATATAAAATACACTTGAAAGCTACCATCTGCAAAGCCTGTCGGATAAAATTGGACAAGGAAATGAACCACAAGCTTCACGTAATCAAAGGACTTTAAGTGAACACAGGACACAAGGATCGCTTCTGTGATGTCACTCCTTGACACCTACGAATTGCGCAAACAATGCTATTGACCCATAGCTTCTTCCTATTGGGAAAACAACTTGCTTGGCACTCCATGTCACAAACCGTTAACCATATGCACTTTTCAATTACCTGTTCACATTATGAAGCACAAGAGCTAAATAAAGTTCCACATTGTGTTTTACAAGTACCACATATCATTACATGTGCAATTAGCACTGAGTGAGCAACATCTAGTACCTCTTGAAGGGGACCCTGTAACACTTTTTAGCATagacagaaaatgctgccgatcggtagtcgaggccccTGAGAACACTTGAGCCAAACATAATagtgcagcatgcggcctggaatttacaatgaattctcaaagtcggctagcaatcgctcgctcttctctcgacaaatgatggcataaacccaaatgaccacgctGTAAACCCAAAGTctacagccattggctgatttgagcatcgtgagctactTTGGCCACCACAAAAGGCCGCCACGTGCCTGTGCGCACGCGCGATCACACtgcaaaaggagagaaaaaattgTTAAAATGTGTGACAAATCCCTATAACTTcgctcatacttgacggattataaaaatttttgcagcagtcaatTCATCAGGCAGTAAGCTCtgttaatgaagccattcgacgattattTGGAAAactattgcagggcccctttaaaaatgcTTTTTGAGTATTTAAAAGCAACAGCCATTATATATAATCTCTAGACAAGCGTAATTATGTCATTGTCAGTTTCTTTACTTTAAAAATCCACCTTCGTTCTCTGGGAATATCTGCTCTGACACATTATAGTTGTGACGGCAGCTGCTCCGATAAAGCCCTAGTAACTACCGGGTCATGGAGTGATGATCTTGTAGTCCTGTCTCAACAGAGTGTCTTCGAGATTAGTGATTGGCGGCCACTTTCCAATGCAGGATCAGGCCAAGAAGCTGAGGCTGAAGTTGGAAGGATGGCGGGAAGTGGTGCTTCCCCTGCACTCTGTCCTGCTCTGGAGTCAGCCATACTACCCGGGTTGCATCTTTGGTGCTATCACCACAGTCTTCCTGTAAGCTTCCATGCTTTACATACTAGTACTGCAATAAAAGTCTCATCTTGTCTTCTACTCAATTGTTTTAGTTGAGCTTTGACTGTGGAAAAATTCTCCCCTGTCACATTTAATTTTCTTTACATAATATTTTGTCAATGCGACGTTACAGAAGAAAGTGATTGCGCAGAAAAATTACTAGTGCATGTCAGTTGTGTATTGAAATGTTGACATATATCGGTGATAATTATACCACGTACATGTGAAGTCTAAAGGAGTGTACAGGTGTAATGGCAAAAAGAGCGCCAAGGAGGCCTAATAATTAATATAGTATTTACTTACGTAACACAAGACACGTTATTACAAGTTCAGAATTTTATTATAGAATATTTTCCAATGTTAGTACTTGTGCCGTAATCTTCGATAGTGAAGGTTTTACTCATTGTGGAAAGCACTTTACTCGCCGAATGTAAAATGGAACTCGTCCCATAATGTGAAACGCCTACTTTATGAATGTCATCAAATCTTTGCAGTACAATATACTATGCATCATGCAGTTAGAATGAATTGCTTGTACAGATCATGGTAAGGATACAACATGTGAAAAATCTCAAAATGAGATAATTTATGGAGTTTACTTGGCTTAGGTTGTAAGGCTTCATTTTGCTTGTGTTAAACTAAAAGTGCGTTCGTAATGACACACTGTCCAATATTTTGACAGACTGGCAAAAATGAGCCTTGTTGAAATATTCATTCCAGGCTCTCTTGTTTACCTGCACTCAATAACTGAAGCAAAGGTTTTTGCATATCCTTATAAGTCTTACATAACAAAACCCTTGAGATTTTGGCAATGCCTCGTGTAACTGCATGCCTGGAATGGGATCCACAAACGCACTTTCAATGCCTCTTCTATTTTCGCCTGTGGAGGCACACTGCTCAGAGGCAGCCCTTGCTGCTGCCTCCAAGGGCTGCCTCTGAGCAGTTGCGAGACGTCGCATCATGTCGCATGACTAAACAGGGCTATGGCGAGTTGCTCTGTTGCAGTACTTGGTCGCAGCAAGCGGTACGGTGCTTTTTATGGGAAAGAAAGTGATGTTCCAGGCATGTAGTTTGAGGAGGTGCTGGGTTTTGTCATTATCTGAACGCAAGATGCAAATGACTGTGCAGCTTGCTGTGGTACCTGGAGCCGTCCCTGCTGACCACCTTCTCACTGATTGGCATGCTGGTGTGCCTGCTCGACTATCTCGTCCCACTGCTGCTGGCTCAACTTTGCAGTCCTGACAAATGGTGAAAATGAACTTctgtttcctctttctctcttgttCCCCCTCCCTTATTTCTGGAAAATTGATCAAGTGGGAAGCTTTACTTTCTGAGAAACCCGTGCGAGTTTCCTCGTAGCCTCATGCTACATACAGGTGTATGACATTTTTTCCCCTTCAAGAGTCCACGAAATGGACTGTCCATTCAGTGCACGTTGACCAGCTGGATCTCTAGTGATGGCACTGGCGCAGACAACCGGCACCGTATCACCGGTTCTTGAAATCGATTCAGTAAATGCTGACTGAAACAGACTGCCCACTTAGTGGACTATTGCAGAACACCTCTCTTCATCTGTTTGCATTAAAGCAAACCAGGGAACCTTTTGGCACCGTTTCTTATTGTAATTGTTATGGGCAACAAGAGAAAGCATTAACCAGTATTCACAAAGCTCTCGTAGTTTGCAGTTGAGCATAGTCATGCAAGTTGCGGGTCATTATCGCAATTGCTATCACAAACGGCTGGCTCTCAAACATTTTCTAATGAAGAAATGCTCTAgtgcataaagaaagaaaatgtaaatTCAGGCATCCGTCATTCCTAGGAAGCTAAGCATTCCTCCTGCATGTCTTCACTGTGAAAATTAATGACATTTTTGCTAGCTACTTTTTTTAATGACGCAAGAACATCATTGACGTGCTGGTTAATGTAATTTTGCGTTTTGTCACTCGGGTGCGAAAAGAAGTTTCAAAAAGAAGTTAGTGAAGGTGGGATTTGTTAGCTGAAAAATCTAAAAGTAGAGCTCTagataaagaaaagcaaaaatgGCGCTTTTTTGATAGATATTGCACCTCCTGCTGCTGCTGGACATCTAACATGTATGCACAGCGACTGTTCAATATCGCAGTAGCAAATTTCACTAAGAGGAAATCAGTGTGCTGCTCGTTAGAGGATTTATCACTGTCACTGCACTGTGCACTCACTAAGGACTATCTTTTCCTGTCCcttacttattttattttttttattttccaggACCAGCCAGCATGAACGGCAGCTGCACGACATATGCCTCGAAGCGGTACATGCGTGGCAGTCGGTggtcagcgcatgcgcgtccctgaAGAAGGCCAAACAGGACAAACCCAAGGCGGTGCGTTTTTCAGTTGTACCCTCTGCGCTCTGGCACCATAAGAATTCAGCAAAATTGTTACATCTTCAGTATTCATAGTACAGATTGAACGCAACTGCTAAAGAAGCAAGGAGTTGTCTTATCTCAATTTTCCTTCGTCTTTGTGTTCATCCTGTGTTCTGagtagggatgggcaaatattcgagcatttcgaatattcaaacgaatattacagtactcgaattcacttcgatacgaatttagattattcgaaatttcgaagtattcgaaatgaacgaatatatgtatacatttgaccgcacataacccccctgtaaaggtggtttcactgcagcgtctggttgctgtgccgtgaaacaacccatccaggggaaatctgcactgccgcgaagccacacttcaaggttaaatgtacatattttttaaagtttagcagcgtgttatacgggcttatatgtgctgagtatagtaatttttaaattgtaacgtattgcaccacttataaccctaccgctattcaaatcttgatactattcaaggctgcttcattttaaaccaaaaaagtgacattcactcatacctagttccaatccttaaaaatattgtgaaagggtcatgacaaaaatgcgcattttcttaataatatgcggtaaatgcTGTtagaactattcgattcgaaattatttgaccaaatcattattcacttcggattcgcttcgaacctcaaattcactattcgcccatctctAGTTACGAGCACTGATCTTCACGCCCCTCAGGGCATGCCTTTCTTTTTGTGCAGGCCTGTAGCTTCAGTCTTGACTTGAACTGGCTGAAAGCTGTCCTAGCTGCAGGTCGAAAACATGTTAGGAAATACGAGAACACAAAGCTCAGTTCTTGTTTCTGTGTCAATATCTTCACACTGCATCTAAGCATGAAACCTTACCGTAACACTTCCCCAGTTACTATCCATCCTGGGGAGGGCCTGGGCAGTGCCGCCTCCCAGGGCGCACGAAGGCTGTCACAAGAAGCCGCGTTCTCAGTATTGTCACTAACCTCTTGGCATTCCCTTAATATATGTTCCATTTTGGCTCTGGATTCACATTGTTTGCATTTGTCTGTTTCATATACAGTTGCTGACTGTTTATTCGGACTCATCGGGAACCGCTGAAAAGTGCAAATAATCAagtgtccgaaaaaaaaaaaagaattcaccaaaaaaaaaaacacctttattGGCCCAGAGGCCAGAAAAACTTGTCACTTTGCATCGGCACACATGTATGCTTACGTGCGCTCAAGTTGGCATGTATTTCAGCCAGTGTGTGGCCATCGCTGTAGGTCGACAGTAGCACTGTTGCGGACTGTGTcgaatccgcatttgatggctaaGGTGTGGGTGGCGCATCATCATTGGAGTCACTGTCCACCTGCGCTGTTTCGAGGACCCGACCTCATCATCATCCAACTCGGCGAGAACTCCCGAGCAGCTTTGGATTGCAGTCCACTGCCTTACACCTGGCAAATAATCGTTGCTTTTTTTCACCATCGTCATTGTcctgtagttgccgcgtttcttcaTTAGTACCGACAGCGCAGACGGAACAGGTGGCGTTGGAGTCATTTCAGCAGAATTGGGCCTCACACACCCAGCAGCTCCAAGCAACAAACAAGAGAGCAAAACACGCGAGACGAGCGCCATACAAGCTGACTTCTAGCTTGGCTTGGCTTAGATGGATACCTGACTGGCTGAAGCTAAAAAGCAACCATTACGCTTGgtcaacaaacatagccttcgagatcggcaattgtaacttctgcgtggattttgacactggcacgacctTCAGCTGCTTCAGCCATTGCCAGTGCAacctttcagtgctggcaacctagcaaaatattgtaaacatcgcTGGCAGTGTGTCATGGCGTTCAAAGGCTCCTCGATCAGGCTGCCGGAGTCAGAAAAATTGAACGACGCACTGTGGGGCGTCGAATTTTCGGTcgcgagtttacattacttcaatgggacgagtgatGGTACCATGAAGGTGTCTGAATTCAAATGAGCATGTCTGAATAaatggtcggcgactgtatatccGGGTATACAATGTGCCAGAGCGCAGGatgctgcagaaaaagaaagaaaagaaagaaagaaaacaaaaataaaatttttCATAAATTTGGACAACTCTATGTTTAGTCCTCATGTTACTCTTTGCATTTGTTCTGCAGCCTGTAATGAACTGCTCTTAATTGATGAACTTTTAAACAAATCATCCAAATGTGACACCTGGTGTATGAAGGACTTCATAATGGAAATGCTCCAGATAAATCTTTTCGTACCAAAACTTGCCTAAAGTATGTGCAAGGTGCATAAGCATGCGCACGTTGGTTGTACGTATATGttccttcttttttgcttttgGTATTTCTCTGAGGTCATTTTTTTTCCTGTCATATCTTTGTCACACTTactcgaaaaaaattttctgaaacCCGCTACGTTAGGTCTCTAGTTCCTTTATAAAACGGaatttaaaggagccctgcagcactttctcaacatggtcagaaaatgctgccaatcaGTAGTCATagctcccgagaacacacaagccaaacattataacgcagcatgtgacctggaatttacaattaattctcagtcagatcgaaatcgttccctcttctttctacaaatggtgccatatacccaaatgattGCGCCACGTACCCAAtttcatggccattggctgacttgagcatcgtgagcttcaCAGTAACCGCGGCCGCCACGAGAGGCCACCACATGCTTGCGCATGCAcagtcacactgaaagtaagccgcgcattcgaagaaaaatggAAAGCGTGCTCAAGGtcgtgacgtagcttctttcccccgtgccatccctccttgtTTAGTTTCCACTGCGCTCgtcgggatgagagaagagagagagcaattacagcatgcgatAAACCTACTTGACGAATTCTAAATacttttgcggcggtcgattcatgaggcagtaaactcctttaagaAAGCCATTGAATGATTGCTTGGAAAAATGTTGCTGGGCCCCTTTAACTTGCCTTAATGTAATTTAGAATTACGTAGGCTTTAACAAAAAAATAGATGACATCGCGGTAAGTTGGTGTGGGAACCTCAAGGTAGTTGGCTGCACCACCTTTGTTTTTGTTAACACATTCTCACAACAAAAGTGGTGTTTTTGGTTTTCTTAAAAGGTGTAGTTTACTAATATGACAAGTATCGTATTTCTCTTGTCTCCTAGGTTGCAGTATACTGACACACTGTACAGCTTCTCTTGTTACTCTTTCTCATTGTTACCACCTGTCTGTATTGTTTCTGTAGTCTCACATTACTGGGTGTAAAAGTGAATGTGTTATTTGTGCTTCATTGTGCTTCAATGTGTGCAGTATGTGGTGGCGGTGCTGATCTCTCTCCTTGTGATGGCTTGGATTGGGAATGCTTTTGACAACCTCTTCCTCACTTACCTCA harbors:
- the LOC119390101 gene encoding ADP-ribosylation factor-like protein 6-interacting protein 1, producing MDNAKYTSQEQDQAKKLRLKLEGWREVVLPLHSVLLWSQPYYPGCIFGAITTVFLLLWYLEPSLLTTFSLIGMLVCLLDYLVPLLLAQLCSPDKWTSQHERQLHDICLEAVHAWQSVVSACASLKKAKQDKPKAYVVAVLISLLVMAWIGNAFDNLFLTYLIVLFLAMTPGMKHQGIFKKYFSATVLTIRNLIADKMKKN